The window aacttttgcatttataatattggtagaaTAACAACACATATTATGactatgtgttttatatttcagaaaaGCAACAACAGTGACACAACACTTCTGTGCACTTCTGGAAGTATTGACAGGAACAATAGGCGCACTATTAGTGTTGCCGCCAACAGGGTCATTGGCTCTACATGTGTGTACACCAAAGGCCCTGTCTGACTGGTATACCCTGCTGCATAACCCTCAACCAGATTATAAGGAAACTCTGCACTGTACACAAGAAGCTGTATATCCATTGTAAGTTGTTGAATACATTGTGGGACAATTCATATATATGAAGCCAATGCAATAGTTACAATTTGGTTCTGAATATTACAAGGTAGTAGTAGAAAGAAAGGAACATATGCATGAATTGTCAGAACCATTTTGATCTtgaattaagttaataaaaattgagtaCTTCTCTGGACAGTACTctctacatttatatttttaactatataaacattcttttcatcatcaccatttcatttttatagttCAATCAGATGCCTTTTAATGTTCTTAAATGTATGTTCTATTTCAGATATACCATAGTTCTACTGATATATGCATTCAGCCTTCTATTAACTGTGATATTGAGGCCAATTTTGCTTGCTTGGCTAAAGAACAATGCTGGCAAGCAGGCTATCTACAGTGCTCTCTACTTCTACCCCATACTGGTCCTCACTCACACTGTGGCAGCTGGATTGAtatgtaagtttatttatgGACTTTTGTACTGTAAATTATGTTCTATTaagcaattattttgtattctctgaacataaaaaaactctaAACTTAATTTCGGTACCATAAACCTATTgccacaaaaactactgaaaaataaattcttttttgCCTCTGTACTAAAATCTgctttagtttataaatattggatGGTTATAATGGAAACAATATGCAAATGGAAAACTGTATTCAGTATTAATTTGTTCCAGATTGTGCATTTCcctacataattataattatatcaatgatGACATCAGCATCACATTTCTCGATAAAAATAGATCAATCAGCACCAGCTCTACTCGTTTCATCCGTGAAAAACGCAAGGAACCTCATAATTCTTCTTGGCCACTGGCTAATACATGCATATGGCATCATATCGTTAACTGGCTTCAAGGAACTATGGTATCTTACGCTGGTGCCAGCTCCAGCTCTGTTCTACATCCTAACCGCGCAATTCACGGACCCAATGAAGATTCACAATGATTGACTAGCACGGAGCACTTTAGAGAAAATGGTGCTTTTTTGATCTTCCGCTGCTCCCAATGAAGAGCCGCGCCGTGTTAGGCGCAGACAAAGACATTATAACAATGATTCGagtttgtttacaaattatacgTGGTAAACGTATCGAAAGGTCACTTTGTAAAGTTGTGAGTTTACTAGCTACTGACGAAATAAGGTGTTAAAGAACTGAACTGATATTGGAGTGCATGAGGTGTATAgaacattaattaatgtgGTTTGCACATGTGATatctattgtaaatatattatatagtagtgattattttctttctaatataaacaaattttcagtgatagtttaaaaaattatcctatggttgaaatataatttttaatataaacttaactCATGTCATAGAATAGTATTCTTCATAAAAATGGAATTATGTAGATACTATGAAAGTTTCAGGTAATAgagttattaatattcttacAATATTTGTACGAAATAATTCAgaatttagaattaatattatcgaGTGcaactaattgaataaataataattgttattttgcatCAGTtccaatgttttattgttagtgTATATAAGAGTTGGAAAATTGGTGTCCGTTTCATTAACATAAGACTTAttattcatgaaataattGGAATCGCTagttgcaaataaattattgtaatctaaatttttattaagataatgctgaattaatcaaatttataatttacaaaataataataagttgtaAATAGTCATATCATTATATACAATTCTTAACTTAGTTAATGAAATATTGGCAATGTTTAGCTAGTTGGGATATGTGAAATGTTGGTTAACTAGATTTTGTAGTTTGTACGATTTTATCTGCACACAACATGCAGTCTGTGCACAACATGCAGTATATAATAAAGGGAAGTATAATAGAGTATagggaattttttaaatataaattctttacaTTGTAATCTGGGGATACCATGACGTCTTAAATCACTCTAGCTTAAAGATGTCATGGTTATCCCTTGTAGGCAAAAATAATCCAtgttattagtaaataatttagatcAGTagatttttgtacataaaatataaaagtatacattcatatctactataatataataaatctataataataaagaatttgaatttgaaattgataaaaaagtgTAAGTACGACTACTCAAGGGTTTGCATATGAGTTGACACAATATGTATAtggtacaaaatataatgtaaattgtacAGTGTACATGGCACATGAAATTCCTAAAACTTTCGTTAAGgagtgttatataatttatgtatgcatatttccatatttattgCTATGAATAAGACTTTAAAAATCTTGTTCTTGTTGAATGTTTCTAGtggatttttttcattaagttTAGAAATATGGAtgaatggatgtatggatgtttgttactcttgtatctttatgaaattaggtacatatgtatattgtagTCGGGATTAGCGTCTACTTGCCCAGGCACCACGCAAGTGACAcagcgggttacagctagtaatctatgaaattttaattacagagTCAGACTGATCGAACGGGGCAAAGGGTGAGACGCATGAGGAAGGAGCCCGAGTTAAATCCGCCATGTTGCTCAGGACCCTATTAAAGGGCTGTCATGCGCATTTTTCAATGTTTGCATCttaaactattgtttattataaatgattaaaggttatatgtaattttgttttaaaagtggAACATAGTTTTTGTGCTGTGAGAGATTGCAAATCGTCGGCTCGTGTTAGTTAGAATCTGCgtgttcataattataattgaccGAGTTGTGGCAACCGCGACATTATCTAGGCGTTTTCGTATACTTCTCTTATCTATCTCTATCTCTCGAGATATCGTATAttgtttactagctgttcgcctcgGCTTGCCCGTGCATATATAGCTtttgtcactcagtgaagttgcagatttctaattgtgaaagaatttttggaatttgtgaagttgtttttgcgtgaaaacgttacaaacatacaaaagtttcctctttataatattagtgcagATTGAGTAagcataaacaataaatggaaataaatccTATAACTTGTTTCCAAACAATTAAAAGTGTTCTTAAAAGTCACTCGTGTTGTATGAGagatagtattaaaataattttctatctaTATTCATCAactatcaaaaacaaaataaaagtattgaattattgtctgctatttatttttatgattcccCTTTGAAGATTTCGGGTGAATACTGtcgaaaaaaattgttgatattaaatatcaatgtgTGCTTCTGAGAAAATGTTGGTGGATTCCAATGTTCGCTCAAAGGCCCTGCGCTCGTAtagtctataatattataggcCCTTAGAAACCCTCGTATTTAGGTTTGATCGTGTTACAACAAAAATCtatgttaatatgtattagaAAGAGTATTCAGTTCACTTTTTATGtggtttaattttgttttaatttaattttacaacacCGAGataagacatatttttaagtaattggATCAAAACTAACTTTGAAATAAACTCGAATAccattatgttaattttctgAGTATAGTCGTTATCACAATCGTTATAATAAGCTTTAATAacctattaaaatagaaactttttatatagtaggtattgctaaaattataaatataagctcggattaatgaaattacaaaGGGCTTTTACGATTTcagcaaatataattattttttctcattaCTGACTGAGATTTATGGAGGATTAtacgtttatataaaataaaggaatcTAGAATATTATTTCGAACCGCGAGTTTATGCTAAATACAAATCTCGTCGACAGAGATGGGTCGGATgagcaaaataaaaagaaagggCGGCGTTTATGGAAGGTCTCATTATTAAACGGTTTCTTTATTCTCTGACCTCAAAAAATGTCTTTTGTGTAGGTTCCTCCTCTTAATATAGGtactttacaattttatgtaacGGTAGACTCCATTACAATATGCCTAATAAGATTTATCATGCTTTTAATTGAGGCTTTCAGACTTAATACGTGTATATGAATTGAGCAGAGCATTTTTCAGCAGAGCATGAAAATATTGGATTACCGTTAGCATGCACCATAGTTATATAGTTCCTGATAGTTTTTAGACAGAGTTCCGGCCAATTCAGCCCTAAAAATctactttttaaaaacatgtcaTTCAAAGCTTAAACAGCTCAAAATCTTTATCGTGACCTAGTCTTCATTTCGTCCCTCATATTGTATAATCCTTCCTActtccttctaatattataaatgcgaaagtttgtaaggatgtctgTGTgtcttgctctttcacgcaaaaactactgaaccgattgcaatgaagtttggtacgtagacagctggacaactggaataacatataggcaactttttatcccgatattcctacgggatacgttcatgtagttatgtatattaagaGAGCTACATGAACTAAATgcatgtttcaataaaataatgcctTCAAGTatttcatgattttaaaatcatgaaaGAAGAAAAACGTATGATATGCACTCATATCGctcatgatatattatatgctatgTAGGTTTAGAGTGCtaatttgatattgttttcaaaatataatgtaacaaatttgatataatagaaaaaaattcataaatatgttCTGAATATAAACAGgtcttttaatgtttaaaaagtacGTAATAAGTATTTTGCCAAATTATTctacaacataattttatttatttatactatatactataggTCTAAAACAGAATAATGAACCGTAACCTAATTATAAGTTAAACTATTAGTATAAtcaacagatttttatttaatcgcGTTTTCTTATTTCTGAACTTAATACGTACGCGTACAAtatgaatgtgtgtgtgtggccTTGTGTACCTACACACGCAGCTAAGGTTGATGCATTTcgttaattgtataaatgtgtgcgtgcgtcattTTAGCTGTTCTTAGTTCACAATAACACTAAATTAAACGGCAAAATTACTCTTCTTTAACTCTGCAACGCAAAACTAGGTTAGTGTTCGTGGACATTTCAATTTACTGGATACGCGATGGCTAAAACTGAAGTCCGCTTTTCAGATGACTGAGCATGTTTCgatttttcattgaattaGTTTTTGACTCGCAGATGCATTGCGATTTGCACAGGGTGGCAGTTTTATGGTTAAATCATATTCGTAAAAAACGATTATACAATCGGggactatttatttctttatgttaCAATCGAGGCTATCAGTAGTGACAAAGtttaaaactttgtaaaaAAAGGGTGTGTCGAATCTTGCCAAATAAGTCGATTGTCATTCGTTTGGTGTTTTTAAGTAACTTCCCATCTATTGGGATGTCGTATAAGAATCTACAGCCGCTATCAAAGGAGCCCACTTGAAGAAAAGTTTCGCGCGACTTCTGTAAATTGTAAGTAAACGAAGAGTTCCACAATCGCGGAGCAAGTCGGGCGGGCACGTCGACGGCTCTAACTTTGCCAAGTTTTTCCAAGAGAATACTTTATGCGATAGAGGGCTAATAGCTATACGTAAGTCGGGGAGGGCCAATTCTTAACTTTTTAAAGAGTAAAAGACCAAAGCTTTCGCTACAAGTTTTGGAATTTTAAATCGGGTAGTTTATGGTCGAATATTCATTTAGCtagttgaatttaatttgtttaacgtttttattattttttttttaaattattctggTGTTTTAAGGCCCTTATATTTCAGGTGTAGAAAAAATACTtagaaataagtataaaatttactttctaCCTATCAATTGAGAAGTTTGTTGAACAAAAAAGgtattttgaatattgtagcgttattttttaaacatagaaATTCCATTATAGATGGGAAAGTGAAATTTCTCTCATGCCAATACACAGGCTGCTCGTAGGTAATCATCGGTACTAGTAGATAGTGGATACACTCGCAAAAGGATATTTATCTGGAGTTAGTGTGTTATGCCTCGCTTGTGTTATGCTTCTACAGTTGTTGTTTTGTGGGGTTTGTGTCTATATAACTCCTTGATTTTCAGGCGTGAGCGTGTTCTTATTGGCAATTTGTAGCGGATTTTTTtccctttttaaattttcggGTTCTTCTTTAACTTTGCGCCTTTCCTTTGTTCTTTCTATATCTGTGGTAGGTATTGGGGATTGCTTTACAGTAAACTCTTTAtacctaattaaattttagtcaTGCAAACGTAAATGAGAAGAAAATGGCAGAATGTGTAATAAAAGAGTGCGTTATTTTCGCttatttcacattaaataGCCATTCAAATTGGATAGGCAGgtaattattgcaaaataattaagttaaataacattttaatagctGGTGACATAACCAGACATATTTGTGTGGTGAAGTCAATAAAGACaaaagcaatattattatcaatggtACTTTCGCGCTCGCAGGCAGCGCAGCTGTGAAATAATACCTACTTTCAGGTTTTAATCAAAGGCTTCATCGCGATCAAGTGATAAACGTAATAATATCGATGCCCACTTTTTccaataatcaatataaaaaacgcCTTGATAAGTCGAAATGTGAACGTTACACAGTAAACGTATGTGGATCTGTAAACAGCAACAGTTTTAGATGTCGGAAATTGCTTCATCGTCGTCAGCATTCGCAATTTAACAAGTTGAACAAACAATTCCCGGCGATTGAAAGGCCTCGCGTGATTACCTGGAACCATCGGAAAAAGGATTTCATTAATCTCCCGgggtttatgtattttattgaaaacgttAGACCGCCCACACCACAACGAATAAAACATGCTATAAAAAGTGgattcattatttacattcattgaaatgtttttttttttctgttttctcatttaaatgttatagttTAATA is drawn from Zerene cesonia ecotype Mississippi chromosome 8, Zerene_cesonia_1.1, whole genome shotgun sequence and contains these coding sequences:
- the LOC119828766 gene encoding JNK1/MAPK8-associated membrane protein codes for the protein MSTVRTCPGLYCGRTELSDNSWSECGACPRGYRTNASSYCVECADEPTLYDWQYLGFMVLLPLVLHWFFIDMVAPGKKKATTVTQHFCALLEVLTGTIGALLVLPPTGSLALHVCTPKALSDWYTLLHNPQPDYKETLHCTQEAVYPLYTIVLLIYAFSLLLTVILRPILLAWLKNNAGKQAIYSALYFYPILVLTHTVAAGLIYCAFPYIIIIISMMTSASHFSIKIDQSAPALLVSSVKNARNLIILLGHWLIHAYGIISLTGFKELWYLTLVPAPALFYILTAQFTDPMKIHND